Proteins encoded together in one Anoxybacillus flavithermus window:
- a CDS encoding IS701 family transposase: MNRLAHHQGIHKFLTMLGLALYFSKPVMKHLVHIVDAMITKGFSGTLTDLHHGSFHPNHRTTLSHFFTKSPWEEETLLRKLQQWVLHRVERSSKRENQPIFVSIDDTICQKTKPSSRATHAIQGCDWHYSHAEKKSIWGHSLVWLMVHTMTQAFPFAFRLYDKTVGKSKGELAIEMLSSLDVSRPVYVLMDSWYPSKTLVGACLKKGFHVIAMLKTNRILYPKGTAIQAKEFAKSMEPRDTRLVTVGKERYRVYRYEGALNGLKDAVVLLAWKADQPMTPKHLHCVLSTDRELSDEEILRYYAARWSIECFFRQAKDQLKLDGYRVRGRRAVKRYWILVQLAYVYSMFESNSDFSDGLDLLRKRKGHSLVEFIYRAAKQNIPIDTVKKQLHVA; this comes from the coding sequence ATGAATAGATTAGCACATCACCAAGGAATCCACAAGTTTTTGACGATGTTGGGGTTGGCCCTTTATTTCTCGAAACCTGTCATGAAGCATCTCGTTCATATCGTGGATGCGATGATTACAAAGGGCTTTTCGGGAACGCTGACCGATCTACATCATGGGAGTTTTCATCCGAACCATCGCACGACACTGAGCCATTTTTTCACGAAAAGCCCATGGGAGGAAGAGACGCTGCTTCGCAAACTCCAACAGTGGGTGCTTCATCGTGTCGAACGCAGCTCGAAACGAGAGAATCAACCCATTTTTGTTTCGATCGATGATACGATTTGCCAAAAAACGAAGCCCTCGTCACGGGCAACACACGCCATTCAAGGGTGTGATTGGCACTATTCTCACGCAGAGAAAAAGTCGATCTGGGGACATTCTCTCGTTTGGCTCATGGTTCATACGATGACCCAAGCGTTTCCTTTTGCCTTTCGCCTCTACGACAAGACGGTGGGGAAAAGCAAAGGGGAACTCGCGATCGAGATGCTTTCTTCGTTGGATGTGAGTCGACCCGTTTATGTGCTCATGGACTCTTGGTATCCATCGAAAACCCTCGTGGGAGCCTGCTTAAAAAAAGGGTTCCACGTCATCGCGATGCTGAAGACGAATCGGATTCTCTATCCAAAAGGGACGGCCATTCAAGCAAAAGAATTTGCCAAATCTATGGAGCCACGGGATACCCGCCTCGTCACGGTGGGAAAAGAGCGTTATCGGGTGTATCGCTACGAAGGCGCTCTGAACGGTCTCAAGGATGCCGTGGTGCTGCTCGCATGGAAAGCCGATCAGCCGATGACGCCGAAACATCTTCATTGCGTCTTGAGCACCGATCGCGAGCTAAGCGATGAAGAGATCTTGCGCTACTATGCTGCACGTTGGTCGATCGAATGTTTTTTCCGTCAAGCGAAAGACCAGCTGAAACTCGATGGATACCGCGTTCGCGGGCGTCGGGCGGTGAAACGGTATTGGATCTTGGTGCAACTTGCGTATGTGTACAGCATGTTCGAGTCTAACAGTGATTTTTCGGATGGGCTCGATCTCCTGCGCAAGAGAAAAGGACATAGCCTCGTGGAGTTCATTTATCGTGCAGCAAAACAAAATATTCCCATTGATACCGTGAAAAAACAGCTCCACGTGGCATAA
- a CDS encoding vWA domain-containing protein, with the protein MNRFIMFNDKKVDSFLFMELSDLVKTLTKDEEMELEFGYQSYLDRQHKKVVVSYFWDNRPKEQYVYGLKSDVFLRTIGNFYHTNDEDILFFLNQIKSYCIPNFAKQLFVLLEDMRLEDICRHVRPGTKKAFVIRKHVYRHYFETQWNVNMIKSVYTDALFNYLYLLLTAEQPVNDIFLPERLRLALPFVEREIRNVYDAKSTAHISHIVLTVIDVLDELLDTDMLNTYFHLPEYIYVNQQQDREDIRRKDPLKNHDVLDKKSENEDIFQETMHTWHRETSDMTNSFLQFDLEQGSQTDLLGEGVRQGEAGDQALGIVHGSSQKTTHNDYTHLEQQEQRHELSGRSEYEYGKENRYAKPIFVDALPPTTEQTKQYERNQGVIAPYQKKLTQSIEKVLEHKKMHPRTDLHAGRLNKKLLRFFTEEHPRLFYKKHETSPLLDAVFVLLVDCSASMYDKMEETKKGIILFHESLKALRVPHKIVGFWEDTNDATSSYQPNYFQTVIDFDDSLRKDHGARIMQLEPQEDNRDGLAIRLMTEELQKRNEKQKFLLVFSDGEPAAFGYDQNGIVDTHEAVTEARKLGIEVVNVFLANGIISESQQKTIENIYGHYSVLVPNVEQLPIFLAPLLKKLLLHKL; encoded by the coding sequence ATGAACCGTTTTATTATGTTTAATGATAAAAAAGTTGATTCTTTTTTGTTTATGGAGCTATCTGATTTAGTGAAAACATTAACAAAAGATGAGGAAATGGAGCTCGAGTTCGGTTATCAGTCGTATCTTGATCGGCAACATAAAAAAGTCGTTGTCAGTTACTTTTGGGATAACCGTCCAAAAGAACAGTACGTATATGGATTAAAAAGCGATGTGTTTTTGCGCACGATCGGAAATTTTTATCATACAAATGACGAAGATATCCTTTTTTTTCTTAACCAAATAAAATCATATTGTATCCCAAACTTTGCTAAACAATTGTTTGTGTTGCTTGAAGACATGCGGTTAGAAGATATATGTCGGCATGTACGTCCTGGTACAAAAAAAGCGTTCGTTATTCGGAAACATGTATATCGCCATTACTTTGAAACTCAATGGAATGTGAATATGATAAAAAGCGTTTATACAGATGCATTGTTTAATTATTTATATTTACTATTAACAGCGGAACAACCCGTAAACGATATTTTTCTTCCTGAACGTTTACGTTTAGCTCTTCCATTTGTTGAGCGCGAAATAAGAAATGTATATGATGCAAAATCAACCGCTCATATTTCACATATTGTACTTACAGTTATAGATGTGTTAGATGAATTGTTAGATACTGATATGCTAAACACGTATTTTCATCTCCCGGAGTATATTTACGTTAATCAGCAACAAGATAGGGAAGATATCCGACGAAAAGATCCATTGAAAAATCATGACGTACTTGATAAGAAATCGGAAAATGAAGATATTTTTCAAGAGACGATGCATACATGGCATCGTGAAACAAGCGATATGACGAATAGTTTTTTACAGTTTGATCTCGAGCAAGGTTCACAGACTGACTTGCTCGGGGAAGGGGTTCGTCAAGGGGAAGCGGGAGATCAAGCTCTTGGGATAGTGCATGGTTCATCACAAAAAACAACACATAATGATTATACGCATTTAGAACAACAAGAGCAGCGCCACGAACTTTCTGGACGTTCCGAGTATGAATACGGAAAAGAAAATCGTTATGCTAAGCCGATATTTGTGGATGCTTTGCCACCGACAACTGAGCAAACTAAACAGTATGAACGTAACCAGGGAGTAATTGCGCCATATCAAAAAAAATTGACACAATCCATTGAAAAAGTGCTTGAACATAAAAAAATGCACCCACGTACAGATTTACATGCAGGTCGTTTAAATAAAAAGCTATTACGCTTTTTTACAGAAGAACATCCGCGTTTATTCTATAAAAAACACGAAACATCCCCGTTATTAGATGCTGTTTTTGTTTTGCTTGTCGATTGTTCTGCATCGATGTATGACAAGATGGAAGAAACAAAAAAAGGAATTATTTTATTTCACGAATCTCTTAAAGCGCTTCGCGTTCCGCATAAAATTGTTGGTTTTTGGGAGGATACGAACGACGCTACATCGTCTTATCAACCTAATTATTTTCAAACTGTTATTGATTTTGATGATTCTCTAAGAAAAGATCATGGGGCAAGAATTATGCAATTGGAGCCACAAGAAGATAATCGTGATGGTTTGGCTATTCGATTAATGACAGAAGAATTGCAAAAAAGAAACGAAAAACAAAAATTTTTACTCGTCTTTTCGGATGGGGAACCAGCTGCTTTCGGCTATGATCAAAATGGGATTGTAGATACACACGAGGCAGTTACCGAAGCGAGAAAATTAGGAATTGAAGTAGTAAATGTGTTTTTGGCGAATGGAATAATTAGCGAAAGTCAACAAAAAACGATTGAAAATATATATGGACATTATAGTGTACTCGTTCCAAACGTAGAGCAATTACCAATATTTTTAGCCCCATTGCTAAAGAAATTACTGCTGCATAAATTGTAA
- a CDS encoding AAA family ATPase → MFKNNIDEQTGYTAYTPAHESILYDAIIALALGKNVLLKGPTGSGKTKLAETLSLFFGQPMHSINCSIDLDAEAMLGFKTIQQTNGQATIEFIPGPVIQAMTKGHLLYIDEINMAKPETLPILNGVLDYRKMITNPFTAEVVKAKPTFGVIAAINEGYVGTVPLNEALKNRFVVIDVPYVQGEALKRILQQQTKLTNEVLLDRFVTLSADLIVQVKQGYVSEEAASIRALIDACDLAVYIPPRRAIERAIVEKLEDEREKAAVRNLAETLFDE, encoded by the coding sequence ATGTTTAAAAATAACATAGACGAACAGACTGGATATACGGCATATACACCCGCTCATGAGTCTATTTTATACGATGCAATTATTGCTTTGGCCCTAGGGAAAAATGTGTTGTTAAAGGGGCCGACAGGATCCGGAAAAACAAAATTAGCTGAAACGTTATCGCTTTTCTTTGGACAGCCAATGCACAGCATTAATTGTTCAATTGATTTAGATGCTGAGGCGATGCTTGGTTTCAAGACGATTCAACAAACAAATGGGCAAGCAACAATTGAATTTATCCCCGGGCCTGTGATTCAAGCAATGACAAAAGGGCATCTGCTATATATTGATGAAATTAATATGGCTAAGCCGGAGACGTTACCGATTTTAAACGGGGTACTCGATTATCGAAAAATGATTACAAATCCATTTACTGCGGAAGTTGTTAAAGCGAAGCCGACATTTGGCGTCATTGCAGCGATTAACGAAGGATACGTTGGAACAGTACCATTGAATGAAGCATTGAAAAACCGTTTTGTTGTCATTGATGTGCCGTACGTCCAAGGTGAAGCATTAAAACGTATTTTACAACAACAAACGAAGCTAACAAATGAAGTGTTATTAGATCGTTTTGTTACACTATCTGCAGATTTAATTGTTCAAGTGAAGCAAGGATATGTATCAGAAGAAGCTGCTTCCATTCGGGCGTTGATCGATGCTTGTGATTTAGCGGTGTATATTCCACCTCGACGCGCCATTGAACGGGCGATCGTCGAGAAATTAGAAGACGAGCGGGAAAAAGCTGCGGTGCGCAATTTAGCCGAAACGTTGTTTGATGAATGA
- a CDS encoding metal-sensitive transcriptional regulator, with protein sequence MTYDNQVKNRLKRIEGQVRGVLKMMDEQKDCKEVVAQLSAIRSAVDRAIAVVVSANLERCIRKDIETGSLESEKLIQEAVELLVKSR encoded by the coding sequence ATGACATATGATAATCAAGTGAAGAACCGTTTAAAACGAATTGAAGGACAAGTTCGCGGCGTACTAAAAATGATGGATGAGCAGAAAGACTGCAAAGAAGTCGTTGCTCAATTGTCAGCTATTCGTAGTGCTGTTGATCGTGCCATTGCGGTTGTTGTAAGTGCTAATTTAGAGCGTTGCATTCGTAAGGATATAGAAACAGGATCATTAGAAAGTGAAAAACTTATTCAAGAAGCGGTAGAGCTACTCGTCAAAAGTCGATAA
- a CDS encoding helix-turn-helix transcriptional regulator, with protein sequence MSEKRKPSGFLLKQRAFLKLYLITLTEQERLYGLKLLDVLREEFQPFGYRPNHSEVYKALHDLIEDGILEQVKKKKEGMKYQEVVYYRFTEEGYKKAQLYKRQLKTELDRCEALIRKAIKDNFS encoded by the coding sequence ATGAGTGAAAAAAGAAAACCGAGCGGATTTTTATTAAAGCAACGCGCATTTTTAAAGTTATATTTAATTACTTTAACTGAACAGGAACGATTGTATGGGTTGAAATTGTTAGATGTGCTTCGTGAAGAGTTTCAACCATTTGGATATCGCCCGAATCATTCAGAAGTATACAAAGCGCTACATGATTTGATTGAAGATGGCATTTTAGAACAAGTAAAAAAGAAAAAAGAAGGGATGAAATACCAAGAAGTTGTTTATTATCGTTTTACTGAGGAAGGATATAAGAAAGCCCAGTTGTATAAGCGACAATTAAAAACAGAACTTGATCGTTGTGAAGCGCTTATCCGTAAAGCGATCAAAGATAATTTTAGTTGA
- the purU gene encoding formyltetrahydrofolate deformylase: MMYFQQKHVQKFMNKYKERARLLISCPDQPGIVAAVTTFLYEKGANIVESSQYSTDPEGGTFFLRIEFDAPNILERKKTIEKEFATIAQQFEMNWRLSLHTHVKKVAIFVSKEEHCLLELLWEWQAGELLADFALVISNHEQMRETVESFGIPYYYIPVTKETKEEAEEKQIQLLKEHDVDVIVLARYMQILSPHFVATFPAQIINIHHSFLPAFVGARPYEQAYRRGVKLIGATSHYVTDDLDEGPIIEQDVERVDHKHHVEDLKRIGRMIEKTVLVRALKWHLEDRVIIHENKTIVFK, from the coding sequence ATGATGTATTTTCAACAAAAACATGTGCAAAAGTTTATGAACAAATATAAAGAGCGAGCACGCTTGCTTATTTCATGCCCAGATCAACCAGGCATTGTGGCCGCTGTCACTACTTTTTTGTACGAAAAGGGAGCTAATATTGTGGAATCCAGTCAATATTCGACAGATCCTGAGGGCGGTACGTTTTTTTTACGAATCGAGTTCGATGCTCCGAATATATTAGAAAGAAAAAAGACGATAGAGAAGGAATTTGCAACGATTGCACAACAGTTTGAGATGAATTGGCGATTGAGCTTACATACACATGTGAAAAAAGTAGCGATATTTGTTTCAAAAGAAGAGCATTGTTTATTAGAGTTACTATGGGAGTGGCAAGCGGGTGAATTACTTGCAGATTTTGCTCTAGTTATTAGCAATCATGAGCAAATGAGAGAAACGGTAGAGTCTTTTGGAATCCCATACTATTATATACCGGTAACAAAAGAAACAAAAGAGGAAGCGGAAGAAAAACAAATCCAACTATTAAAGGAACACGATGTGGATGTCATTGTGCTTGCACGTTATATGCAAATTTTATCACCGCATTTTGTTGCAACTTTCCCAGCACAAATCATTAATATTCATCATTCGTTTTTACCGGCATTTGTTGGCGCACGACCATATGAGCAAGCTTATCGACGCGGAGTGAAACTGATCGGTGCTACTTCTCATTATGTAACAGATGATTTAGATGAAGGCCCAATTATTGAACAAGATGTCGAGCGGGTGGATCATAAGCATCATGTAGAGGACTTAAAGCGAATCGGGCGTATGATCGAAAAAACGGTTCTTGTCCGCGCCCTAAAATGGCATTTAGAAGACCGTGTCATTATTCATGAAAATAAAACAATTGTTTTTAAATGA
- the speE gene encoding polyamine aminopropyltransferase, with translation MNYIKEQNGQLWLTEDERENLKISYRIKEIIYSERSPFQHVMILDSYDFGRMLVLDGIVQTTSIDGHIYNEMITHVPLSLHPSPKKVLIIGGGDCGAAREVAKYEEVEEIHLVEIDELVVQACKEHLPEVSGNLSDPRVQYVYKDGVQFVKDHMNTYDVIIIDSSDPIGPAQVLFEYDFYESVHKALKEDGMMVCQSQSPIFHMDVLKQTYANIRHLFPHVHVYTATVPTYPGGLWSFTLGAKQPILFERLHTFTKQTKYANADILSQCFRLPQFMKEHLQS, from the coding sequence ATGAACTACATAAAAGAGCAAAATGGACAGCTATGGTTAACAGAAGATGAGCGTGAAAATTTAAAAATTAGTTATCGTATTAAAGAGATTATTTACTCAGAACGTTCACCATTTCAACATGTGATGATTTTAGACTCATACGACTTTGGAAGAATGCTTGTGCTTGATGGAATTGTACAAACAACTTCTATTGATGGACATATTTACAATGAGATGATCACACATGTTCCTCTTTCTCTTCATCCGTCGCCAAAAAAAGTTTTAATTATCGGTGGGGGCGATTGTGGTGCAGCTCGTGAAGTGGCGAAATATGAAGAGGTAGAAGAAATCCATCTCGTCGAAATCGATGAACTTGTTGTTCAAGCATGTAAAGAACATTTACCTGAAGTATCGGGAAATCTCTCCGATCCACGTGTTCAGTACGTATATAAAGATGGGGTTCAATTTGTGAAAGATCATATGAATACGTACGATGTCATTATCATTGACTCGTCTGATCCTATTGGTCCTGCCCAAGTATTATTTGAATACGATTTTTATGAAAGTGTGCATAAAGCGCTTAAAGAAGATGGAATGATGGTTTGTCAAAGCCAATCGCCGATTTTCCATATGGACGTATTGAAACAAACATATGCAAATATTCGTCATTTATTCCCGCATGTTCACGTATATACAGCTACTGTTCCAACGTATCCTGGTGGGCTATGGAGCTTCACTCTTGGTGCAAAACAGCCGATTTTATTTGAACGGCTCCACACTTTCACAAAGCAAACGAAATATGCAAACGCTGATATTTTAAGCCAATGTTTCCGTCTTCCACAATTTATGAAGGAACATCTTCAATCGTAG
- the rpmG gene encoding 50S ribosomal protein L33 has protein sequence MRVKVVLQCTETGDRNYITTKNKRNNLFVALMRFFNKIIKSLNNLLHRLSHHLFLLS, from the coding sequence ATGCGTGTGAAAGTTGTTTTACAATGTACAGAAACTGGAGATCGCAACTACATAACAACGAAAAATAAGCGTAACAATCTTTTTGTTGCGCTTATGCGCTTCTTTAATAAGATTATCAAAAGCTTGAACAATTTGCTCCACAGATTGTCGCATCATTTATTCCTCCTTAGTTAA
- a CDS encoding PilZ domain-containing protein yields MRFKRQEPFRYQFGQPLPCTFRITHIGEREVETDKGAAEIHDISPRGIRLETNLNLPIDSAKGELEVELQFTIVDQPINVRGIVIWKKTYVNKFQYGLSLEISKQEEIQLIGEIKRHAAMYARKKESK; encoded by the coding sequence ATGAGGTTTAAACGTCAAGAACCTTTTCGATATCAATTTGGTCAACCGCTTCCTTGTACATTTCGTATTACACATATTGGGGAACGGGAAGTAGAAACGGATAAAGGAGCGGCCGAAATTCACGATATTAGTCCACGCGGTATTCGACTGGAGACAAACTTAAATTTACCCATTGACTCCGCCAAAGGTGAACTCGAAGTGGAGTTGCAATTTACAATCGTTGATCAACCAATCAACGTGCGTGGGATTGTCATTTGGAAGAAAACATATGTAAACAAATTTCAATACGGTCTTTCCCTAGAGATTTCAAAACAAGAGGAAATACAATTAATTGGCGAAATTAAACGACACGCGGCGATGTATGCACGAAAAAAAGAAAGTAAATAA
- the parC gene encoding DNA topoisomerase IV subunit A: MERVLDLPFEDVLGDRFGRYSKYIIQERALPDVRDGLKPVQRRILYAMYVDGNTSDKPFRKSAKTVGNVIGNFHPHGDSSVYEAMVRMSQEWKVRNVLIEMHGNNGSIDGDPPAAMRYTEARLSAIASELLRDIEKETVEFVPNFDDTSKEPVVLPAMFPNLLVNGSTGISAGYATEIPPHHLGEVIDAVIMRINHPTCTVDDLMTVLKGPDFPTGGIIQGKEGIKTAYETGKGKIVIRGKATIEQGKGGKQAIVITEIPYEVNKANLVKKIDELRLEKKLDGIVDVRDETDRTGLRIVIEVRKDGNAEGILNYLYKNTDLQITYNFNMVAIHERRPKLLNLLQMLDAYIEHQKEVVANRSRYELRKAKERAHIVEGLMKAVSILDEIIATIRASQDKKDAKTNLMDRYGFTEPQAEAIVTLQLYRLTNTDIYDLREEANALHDKIEQLTSILESEKKLLSVIKSELRKMKKTYADERRTTIEEEIKEIKIEMNVVVPEEDVIVTITKDGYIKRTSLRSYSASNGQDIGMKDGDRLLGMFEMNTTHTLLLFTNKGNYLYCPVYELPDIRWKDLGQHISHIIPLDRDEQLTSAIPIASFNNGYLLFITKQGLVKKTHLVHYKAQRYSKPLVAMRLKEDDEVVNVYQTNGMGHIFLVTQYGYGLLFSEEEIGEVGVRAAGVKGIHLKDGDYVVSGQQATDENIILVTKRGAVKKIARAEVEPSTRAKRGQLLIKEVKTNPHRLVSCHFLSHGRVILRTEKGMTEDVRVDELRLSDRYGNVTYVIDCDETGNVTDTWVKWS, translated from the coding sequence ATGGAACGCGTATTAGATTTACCATTTGAAGATGTGCTTGGAGACCGATTCGGCCGATATAGTAAATATATTATCCAAGAGCGCGCCTTGCCGGATGTGCGCGATGGATTAAAGCCGGTGCAACGCCGCATTTTATATGCAATGTACGTAGATGGAAACACATCGGATAAGCCATTTCGTAAATCGGCTAAAACGGTCGGAAATGTCATCGGTAATTTTCACCCGCACGGTGATTCTTCTGTATATGAAGCGATGGTACGCATGAGTCAGGAATGGAAAGTAAGAAATGTACTTATTGAAATGCATGGGAATAATGGGAGTATTGATGGAGATCCACCCGCAGCGATGCGTTATACAGAAGCAAGATTATCTGCCATCGCATCAGAATTGTTGCGCGACATTGAAAAAGAAACGGTAGAGTTTGTACCGAACTTCGATGATACGAGTAAAGAACCAGTTGTATTACCAGCGATGTTTCCGAATCTGCTCGTCAACGGTTCCACAGGCATTTCAGCAGGTTATGCCACAGAAATTCCACCACATCATTTAGGAGAAGTAATTGATGCCGTTATCATGCGTATTAATCATCCGACTTGTACGGTTGATGATTTAATGACGGTACTGAAAGGACCAGATTTTCCAACTGGTGGTATCATTCAAGGAAAAGAAGGCATTAAAACAGCCTACGAAACAGGAAAAGGTAAAATCGTTATTCGTGGGAAAGCCACGATCGAGCAAGGGAAAGGTGGTAAACAAGCGATTGTTATCACAGAAATCCCTTATGAAGTGAATAAAGCGAACTTAGTTAAAAAAATTGATGAATTGCGTCTAGAAAAAAAATTGGATGGAATTGTTGATGTGCGTGATGAAACAGATCGTACAGGATTACGCATTGTTATCGAAGTGAGAAAAGACGGCAACGCGGAAGGTATTTTAAATTATTTATATAAAAATACAGATTTACAAATTACGTACAATTTCAATATGGTCGCTATTCATGAGCGTCGACCGAAATTATTAAATTTACTGCAAATGTTAGACGCATATATTGAGCATCAAAAAGAAGTAGTTGCCAATCGTTCGCGTTATGAATTACGAAAAGCAAAAGAGCGTGCTCATATTGTAGAAGGATTAATGAAAGCTGTATCCATTTTAGATGAAATCATCGCAACGATTCGCGCTTCTCAAGATAAAAAAGATGCTAAAACGAATTTAATGGATCGATATGGGTTTACAGAACCTCAGGCAGAAGCCATTGTCACATTGCAGTTATATCGTTTGACGAATACAGATATTTATGATTTACGTGAAGAAGCAAATGCGCTTCATGATAAAATTGAGCAGCTAACATCGATTTTAGAAAGTGAAAAAAAGCTATTATCTGTCATTAAATCGGAATTAAGAAAAATGAAAAAAACGTATGCCGATGAACGAAGAACGACCATTGAAGAAGAAATAAAAGAAATTAAAATTGAAATGAACGTTGTTGTTCCAGAGGAAGATGTCATTGTCACTATTACAAAAGACGGATATATTAAACGCACGAGCCTTCGATCCTATAGCGCCTCGAACGGACAGGACATCGGAATGAAAGATGGCGATAGGTTGCTCGGAATGTTTGAGATGAATACAACACATACGTTATTGTTATTCACAAATAAAGGAAACTATTTATATTGTCCTGTTTATGAACTTCCAGACATTCGTTGGAAAGATCTTGGTCAACACATTTCTCATATCATTCCGCTTGATCGAGACGAGCAGTTGACTAGTGCCATCCCAATCGCAAGTTTTAACAACGGGTATTTATTATTTATTACAAAACAAGGGTTGGTGAAAAAAACACATCTCGTTCATTATAAAGCGCAACGTTATTCTAAGCCGCTTGTTGCTATGCGATTAAAAGAAGATGATGAAGTTGTGAACGTATATCAAACAAACGGAATGGGACATATATTTCTTGTCACACAATATGGATACGGATTATTGTTTTCAGAAGAAGAAATTGGAGAAGTAGGCGTTCGAGCGGCGGGAGTAAAAGGCATTCATTTAAAAGATGGAGATTATGTTGTTTCTGGTCAACAGGCAACAGACGAAAACATAATTCTTGTAACAAAACGTGGAGCGGTGAAAAAAATCGCTCGGGCAGAGGTCGAACCATCTACTCGTGCGAAACGAGGACAACTTCTCATTAAAGAAGTGAAAACGAATCCACATCGATTAGTAAGTTGTCACTTCCTTTCACATGGTCGCGTTATCTTAAGGACAGAGAAAGGAATGACGGAAGACGTCCGTGTCGATGAGTTACGACTAAGCGATCGATATGGTAATGTTACGTATGTAATTGATTGTGACGAAACAGGTAACGTGACAGATACATGGGTGAAATGGTCATAA